One segment of Paraburkholderia sp. PGU19 DNA contains the following:
- a CDS encoding amidohydrolase family protein, with amino-acid sequence MIETTGSHAHEQQTAQRLSQIALIDAHAHVFERGLPLARQRRYAPNYDAPLDVYLEQLDTHNVSRGVLVQPSFLGTDCDYLLAALRRAPDRLRGVAVVDPDCGLDALMAMARAGVVGIRLNLIGLPDLPIERSLTPETLAHVRQLGWHVEVHAEAARLERIVQPLLVQGLNVVIDHFGRPDPALGVDDEGFRRLLDLASTGQVWVKISAAYRNGSFAEGEHATPRFAHDAVRLLTEAFGVNRLMWGSDWPHTQFEASQDFGRTLDALRTLLPNEAEQRAVACGTSAKFYRFEEPTI; translated from the coding sequence ATGATCGAAACAACGGGTTCGCATGCGCATGAGCAGCAGACAGCGCAGCGTCTTTCCCAAATCGCCTTGATCGATGCACACGCGCATGTGTTCGAGCGCGGCCTGCCGCTTGCCCGGCAGCGCCGATATGCGCCCAACTACGACGCGCCGCTCGACGTCTATCTCGAACAACTCGACACACACAATGTGTCGCGCGGCGTGCTGGTGCAGCCCAGCTTTCTCGGCACCGATTGCGACTATCTGCTGGCCGCTTTGCGACGCGCGCCTGACCGGCTTCGCGGCGTCGCGGTTGTCGATCCGGACTGCGGACTCGACGCGCTAATGGCAATGGCGCGGGCGGGCGTCGTCGGCATTCGATTGAACCTCATCGGTCTTCCCGATCTCCCGATCGAAAGGAGTCTGACACCGGAAACGCTCGCGCATGTTCGTCAACTGGGATGGCATGTCGAAGTCCACGCCGAGGCGGCGCGTCTTGAGCGAATCGTGCAGCCGCTCCTGGTTCAAGGCCTGAATGTGGTCATCGATCATTTCGGCAGGCCAGACCCTGCACTCGGCGTCGATGACGAGGGCTTCCGTCGACTCCTCGATCTGGCGAGCACAGGCCAGGTGTGGGTCAAGATATCAGCGGCCTATCGAAACGGGAGCTTCGCGGAGGGTGAGCACGCAACACCTCGCTTTGCACATGATGCTGTTCGGCTTCTGACGGAGGCGTTTGGAGTGAATCGCCTGATGTGGGGGAGTGATTGGCCGCATACGCAATTCGAGGCATCTCAGGATTTTGGTCGCACGCTCGACGCCCTGCGGACACTCTTGCCCAATGAGGCGGAGCAAAGGGCCGTCGCGTGTGGCACATCGGCGAAGTTCTACCGGTTTGAGGAACCGACGATATAG